From a region of the Candida albicans SC5314 chromosome 1, complete sequence genome:
- a CDS encoding uncharacterized protein (Ortholog(s) have fungal-type vacuole membrane localization): MGAAISLPLMPITSLASCCGAAACSAFCTSIGGTFKSSIMTRITYAILLLINSLLSWIALSPFIINKIEKATFGFINISCGPDGSQCISFTSVHRINFALGILHLILASLLVNVKSTANPRAIIQNGCWKLKIFAWITFIFINFVIIPDSFFIFYGNHIAIIFSTIFLGIGLILLVDFAHAWAEKCLEKIEMEELTGEGDASFWKKLLIGGTLAMYIGSIILTILMYWFFTGSGCSMNKTAISLNLVFSIIISAMSIHNTVQEYNPNAGLAQSSMVVFYCTYLVMSAVASEPDDKFCNPLIRSRGTRTASVILGAFFTFIAVAYTTTRAAANSAFSSESSPNFVTTGITTTSQQPSARNEMRYQAIKQAVDEGSLPESALNQLDLYEDEDVNDEEIQSVQYNYSLFHIIFFLATQYVATLLTINVKQDDYGDFVPVGRTYFASWVKIISSWVCFVLYGWSLLAPVIWPDRFGIQV, translated from the coding sequence atgggtGCTGCAATTTCATTACCTTTGATGCCTATAACTTCGTTAGCATCATGTTGTGGAGCTGCCGCATGTTCGGCATTTTGTACATCAATTGGTGGTActtttaaatcatcaataatgaCAAGAATCACTTATGCAatactattattaattaattctttattatcATGGATAGCTTTATCACcttttattataaataaaattgagAAAGCGACTTTTGgatttataaatatcaGTTGTGGACCCGATGGAAGTCAATGTATTAGTTTTACTTCAGTGCATAGAATTAATTTTGCTCTTGGTATATtacatttaattttggCTAGTTTATTAGTGAATGTGAAGTCAACAGCTAATCCTCGAGCtataattcaaaatggttgttggaaattgaaaatatttgcCTGGATAACgtttatatttatcaattttgttattatacCCGATAgttttttcatattttatGGGAATCATATTGCCATAATTTTTTCGACAATTTTTCTAGGTATTGGATTGATTCTATTAGTTGATTTTGCTCATGCTTGGGCAGAAAAATGTTTAGAGAAAATAGAAATGGAAGAATTGACTGGTGAAGGTGATGCCagtttttggaaaaaattattaattggaGGTACTTTGGCAATGTATATTGGAAGTATTATTTTAACGATTCTAATGTATTGGTTTTTCACTGGTAGTGGATGTTCTATGAATAAAACTGCaatttcattgaatttggttttttcaattattatttcagCAATGTCAATTCATAACACGGTTCAAGAATATAATCCTAATGCGGGATTAGCCCAATCATCAATGGTGGTATTTTATTGTACTTATTTAGTGATGAGTGCTGTTGCATCAGAACCCGATGATAAGTTTTGTAATCCATTAATTAGATCTAGAGGTACAAGAACCGCCAGTGTCATATTAGGTGCattttttacttttataGCTGTTGCTTACACTACTACCAGAGCAGCAGCAAATTCTGCTTTCAGTAGTGAATCTAGTCCAAACTTTGTTACAACAGGAATCACTACTACTTCTCAACAACCTTCCGCAAGAAATGAGATGAGATATCAAGCAATCAAGCAAGCAGTTGATGAAGGACTGTTACCAGAAAGTGCATTAAACCAATTAGATTTatatgaagatgaagatgttAACGATGAAGAAATACAATCAGTGCAATACAATTATTCTTTGTTCCatatcattttctttttggctACTCAATACGTTGCTAcattattaacaataaatgTTAAACAAGATGATTATGGTGATTTTGTTCCCGTGGGGAGAACTTATTTTGCTAGTTGGGTTAAAATTATAAGTTCATGGGTTTGCTTTGTGTTATATGGTTGGAGTTTATTAGCTCCAGTTATTTGGCCCGATAGATTCGGAATTCAAGTTTAA
- the ATP20 gene encoding F1F0 ATP synthase subunit g (Putative mitochondrial ATP synthase; shows colony morphology-related gene regulation by Ssn6p; flucytosine induced; caspofungin repressed; macrophage/pseudohyphal-induced), translating into MSSVITSIVTKTTGLANCAVYWAKVGAELSKAVYKGEGLKPPSSKEFELVYKNALKFIKTPSEQQKFLEQAKNFKPTKECAYKAGIYGIQLLAFFSVGEVIGRRQLTPYVPSHH; encoded by the coding sequence ATGTCTTCTGTCATAACTTCTATTGTTACCAAAACTACTGGACTTGCCAACTGTGCTGTTTATTGGGCCAAAGTGGGTGCTGAATTAAGTAAAGCTGTTTATAAAGGTGAAGGTTTAAAACCACCATCAagtaaagaatttgaattagTTTATAAAAATGctttaaaatttattaaaactCCAAgtgaacaacaaaaatttttggaaCAAgctaaaaatttcaaaccaaCTAAAGAATGTGCTTACAAAGCTGGTATTTATGgtattcaattattagCTTTCTTCTCTGTTGGTGAAGTTATTGGTAGAAGACAACTTACTCCTTATGTGCCTTCTCATcattaa
- the CHR1 gene encoding RNA-dependent ATPase (Predicted DEAD-box ATP-dependent RNA helicase; functional homolog of S. cerevisiae Rok1; Hap43-induced; Spider biofilm induced), giving the protein MNLRNNNIGWIYTTLLLQRREQSERDQTFIFNLISIKRSIFFSSLSLCCLTKFVSFHPSKLEMDIFRILSRGASLNKKKGITTDYALPSEKQTQKQKHKQESLLNEVERETDFFHTRKHNSNSTTTSGKGDKLTNGANSNKEEQMETNETKAKEEEIPPPELTTEEDAQTFRNLHKSKVTGDDIPIPIGSFQDMIGRFHINKKVLSNLIDNEFVEPTPIQCESIPITLNNRDLIACAPTGSGKTLAFLIPLVQQILSKNVSKNHGIRGLIISPTNELAVQIFQELEIITRGCKQINVAILSKQLASKLNNNIIKSSKYDIIVSTPLRLIDVVKQGNMDLSKIEQLIIDEADKLFDHGFAEQTDEILTHCTNPKIRKSIFSATIPSSVEEMAHSIMKDPLRIIIGHKEAASNTIDQKLVFTGNEQGKLLAIRQMIQQGEFKPPIIIFLQSITRAKALFHELLYDRLNVDVIHAERTPKQREEVIKRFKNGDIWVLITTDVLARGVDFKGVNLVINYDVPQSAQAYVHRIGRTGRGGKAGKAVTFFTKEDDKAIKPILNVMKQSGCNDGYSQWMEDMGKLSKKEKKQIKTHEIQRKKISTVPKVIKQKRKQRQDMIAASKRRKQESKQESKQESHSNDEREE; this is encoded by the coding sequence atgaatttgaggaataataatattggtTGGATTTACACGACGTTGTTGTTACAAAGACGTGAGCAAAGTGAGAGAGATCAAACCTTCATATTCAATCTCATCTCAATCAAACgctcaatttttttttcttctctctctctttgttgtttaacTAAGTTTGTTTCCTTCCATCCAAGCAAGTTAGAAATGGATATTTTTAGAATTTTAAGTCGAGGAGCTTCtttgaataaaaagaaaggtaTAACTACTGATTATGCATTACCTTCAGAAAAGCAAACTCAAAAGCAAAAACACAAACAAGAATCATTACTAAATGAAGTTGAAAGAGAAACTGATTTTTTCCACACAAGAAAGcataatagtaatagtacTACTACTAGTGGTAAAGGTGATAAATTAACAAATGGGGCTAATAGTaataaagaagaacaaaTGGAGACAAACGAAACTAAGgcaaaagaagaagaaataccACCACCTGAATTAACTACTGAAGAAGATGCTCAAACATTTAGAAATTTACATAAATCAAAAGTTACTGGTGATGATATACCTATCCCCATTGGATCATTTCAAGATATGATTGGAAGATTCcatattaataaaaaagtattatccaatttaattgataatgaatttgttgaacCAACACCAATTCAATGTGAATCGATCCCTATCACATTAAATAATCGAGATTTGATTGCATGTGCTCCTACTGGTTCTGGTAAAACTTTAGCATTTTTAATACCATTAGtacaacaaattttatCTAAAAATGTATCTAAAAATCATGGAATTAGAGGATTAATCATTTCTCCAACTAATGAATTGGCAGTACAAATTTTCCAAGAATTAGAAATTATAACTCGTGGATGtaaacaaatcaatgtGGCCATACTATCTAAACAATTAGCCAGtaaattaaacaataatattatcaaatctTCTAAATATGATATCATTGTTTCAACACCATTGAGATTAATTGATGTGGTTAAACAAGGGAATATGGATTTATCgaaaattgaacaattgattattgatGAGGCggataaattatttgatcaTGGATTTGCTGAACAAActgatgaaattttaacTCATTGTACTAATCCTAAAATCAGAAAATCGATTTTTTCAGCCACAATTCCTTCTAGTGTTGAAGAAATGGCTCATTCTATAATGAAAGATCCACTTCGAATAATTATTGGACATAAAGAAGCTGCTAGTAATACTattgatcaaaaattaGTGTTTACCGGTAATGAACAAGGGAAATTATTGGCTATTAGACAAATGATTCAACAAGGAGAATTCAAACCAccaattataatttttttacaatCAATCACTAGAGCTAAAGCTTTATTCcatgaattattatatgATAGATTAAATGTTGATGTCATTCATGCTGAAAGAACACCTAAACAAAGAGAAGAGGTCATTAAACGATTTAAAAATGGAGATATTTGGGTCTTGATCACTACTGATGTGTTAGCTCGTGGAGTTGATTTTAAAGGTGTCAATTTAGTTATAAATTATGATGTGCCACAAAGTGCTCAAGCATATGTTCATAGAATTGGTAGAACTGGTAGAGGTGGTAAAGCTGGTAAAGCCGTGACTTTTTTCACTAAAGAAGATGATAAAGCTATTAAACCCATACTTAATGTGATGAAACAATCAGGATGTAATGATGGATATAGTCAATGGATGGAAGATATGGGTAAATTATCGAAAAAGgagaaaaaacaaatcaaaactcATGAAATTCAACGTAAAAAGATTAGTACGGTTCCTAAAGttataaaacaaaagagAAAACAAAGACAAGATATGATAGCTGCAtcaaagagaagaaaacaaGAATCCAAACAAGAATCCAAACAAGAATCTCATTCAAATGATGAAAGAGAAGAGTAA
- a CDS encoding mitochondrial 54S ribosomal protein mL57 (Ortholog(s) have structural constituent of ribosome activity and mitochondrial large ribosomal subunit localization), whose amino-acid sequence MIGNIRQLSSRITGQQFTIFTRSIYLHKGPRVEGLKRDPEAAFINPKGIKYGLNETNISHIKSFLGDKYNIPDEIALQVITHKSFGNGIKPYNEKLAAMGSKLLSLYFAKYVTNQPCKHDNGVEGKNLDVLGSPMSRELPSLKTAAIFAKSNNINEIMFWHTRNSTLGFESSGELKVSGELLFSLVGAVNFYHGKNKAEQFITEKLVDQFEKISAQNIRN is encoded by the coding sequence ATGATTGGTAACATACGACAACTATCCAGTAGAATAACTGGCCAACAATTCACAATATTCACTAGATCGATTTATCTACACAAAGGACCCAGAGTTGAAGGTCTTAAGAGAGATCCCGAAGCAGCATTCATTAATCCCAAGGGAATTAAATATGGTTTAAATGAAACCAATATCAGTCatatcaaatcatttttaggtgataaatataatatacCTGATGAAATAGCTTTACAAGTAATAACCCATAAATCATTTGGTAATGGTATTAAACcatataatgaaaaattagcTGCCATGGGGagtaaattattatcattatatttTGCCAAATATGTAACTAATCAACCTTGTAAACATGATAATGGTGTGGAGGGGAAAAACTTGGATGTTTTAGGATCACCAATGTCAAGAGAATTACCAAGTTTGAAAACAGCGGCTATATTTGCtaaatcaaacaatattaatgaaataatgTTTTGGCATACTAGAAATTCAACATTAGGATTTGAAAGTAGTGGAGAATTGAAAGTAAGTggtgaattattattcagTTTAGTTGGTGCTGTCAATTTTTATCATGGTAAAAATAAAGCTGAACAATTTATTACTGAGAAATTAgttgatcaatttgaaaaaatcagtGCTCAAAATAtcagaaattga
- the SPA2 gene encoding Spa2p (Protein involved in cell polarity, Spitzenkorper formation; required for mouse virulence; localizes to hyphal tip; cell-cycle regulated localization in yeast-form cells; functional domains conserved with S. cerevisiae; Hap43p-induced gene), which produces MSEKDLVQHYKVLKQFLAISDDQQSRSKSNSSRAQRAREKLLKLSSAQFKELSTDVYDELRRRIDESRSEPDYLLPKSSFHPKRNQARQKLASLPQTRFKDLVADISYEIERRDLHVERQSQHSHTTSMSSNGSQFQHERKSSLASSHHRNDSANGYHSRSASHHLNDFAATKEVDEEKESDSRDDLNNTSSKNITMPNAEASNQSIGIQPSQVVPTKANLDWSSDDEGDDEQEEEEEEKGKVKNISDPKHTQAEQHQNQHQHSNSLSNNKDINTKSDRGLTHDEKDNELAKLETLVNDLKNKLQASESERSKLKGKLESLQEDYNFSVSQNKSLSNELETLGKEKERWITKHDNLTKSMSNSDENLKEIERLKSINAALRLENQSLKNTSSSPRSVGSPPSAINAITTNSGNSGNSAKLSQKSVDEFLEKLETIQLSPGSTSNNPSTLELKNQIKLWQRRYEDSRSNAIARDIKKASLPKMELKPFVASHGLISIKLVSDALALIDSFLGYLVSEKCDSDILFEKISKLAIVINEIANQGDRQRLGSNEHSVMLREAVAYSLTATRYHATYKQLFPRYIVEKSIGELNCILCDLIAECKLNENSTNLRVLEVETKVPKKSVNEDFGVRPLRMANKLKVNQSQQEPTQKSNSETRALQYEEQSPFIEETRDKPLKSKANSAFTTLRAQREKAKEEKSPTNATHGTSFSKGATVAATVGSASIPAAAQVGDPRTKKSTHNVAFNDNPISISLRYQNYDSDENEDDLNDDVPTNDNFNAHSNKETKFDRKPYGTETQTNNLTSGALSTNTTPTKVKISRSINEDSDELVSATNNSNFHDNSGYQQSRNLDSSNNFVTQNSGNLNSYKPNLDNSPVRKTSLDSSEDKYASPMRDTDQSFDNDQDDSFETAYTFGKNLDNVHDSNTRKEDVATRGLGTNNEVVPQKENFETEGKKKGSIASLASKYENNVSDQSTSRNYSPIKNKSDKSSQGVQELARRITSPEASPESQKSISQASKISPSKKGVLDKVKQFESPQREDVPSSPSPRKSPGQDKVPFKSMRTSLESSKPFKNEEDPGQLSAPFSAIHSKNEVGEETSKKEIENSAAAETSTLSDTSTSSSAPVKSKGLFQSLKDRFTGETKKEEEEEKVQQQQQQEEEESAKHIESSQSDATISDNEKQNDTQNENLMNTVETSPPKDVNDEIISKPVQVQYPEQKTTHSGEQEVEKSKDLPIERRDVVTEPSTGIKHEPAESNKTEPKLQQQKSLLQKSKQQKPVTPESEESYSEEETEEEIRARQRQEYRKSMAAATFNVDLFDIDDPDNTLTQVLLYLEHQTVQVINTIQSLLAAIKKPNATRGELREKTKAITIVISQMTEATNTSMNQTRNAQLKEHGSWVVRSLEDCYHRMNILCKPGEKPDTSFADKNFKQRLAGISFDIAKCTKELVKTVEEASLKEDIAYLDARISQNLE; this is translated from the coding sequence ATGAGTGAAAAGGATCTTGTCCAACATTATAAGGTGTTGAAACAGTTTCTTGCTATATCGGATGATCAGCAATCAAGAtcgaaatcaaattcatctcGAGCTCAAAGAGCAagagaaaaattattgaaattatcatcAGCACAATTCAAAGAGTTAAGTACCGATGTTTATGATGAATTAAGAAGAAGGATAGATGAAAGTAGATCAGAACCAGATTATTTATTACCTAAATCTTCATTCCAcccaaaaagaaatcaagcAAGACAGAAATTGGCCTCTTTACCACAGACTAGATTTAAAGATTTAGTGGCTGATATCTCATATGAAATAGAGCGAAGAGATTTGCATGTGGAAAGACAACTGCAACATTCACACACTACTTCAATGTCATCAAACGGAAGCCAGTTCCAACATGAACGTAAGTCATCGTTAGCTTCAAGTCATCATCGTAATGATTCTGCCAATGGTTATCATAGTCGCCTGGCATCACACCatttgaatgattttgCCGCTACAAAAGAAGTAGAtgaagagaaagaaagtgATAGTAGAGATGATTTGAACAACACATCAAGCAAGAATATTACTATGCCCAATGCTGAAGCATCTAATCAATCAATAGGTATTCAACCTTCTCAAGTAGTGCCAACAAAGGCCAATCTTGATTGGTCcagtgatgatgaaggtgatgatgaacaggaagaagaggaagaagaaaagggAAAAGTAAAGAATATCTCAGATCCTAAACATACACAAGCTGAGCAACACCAAAATCAGCACCAACACTCTAATTCTTTgagtaataataaagatataAACACAAAAAGTGACCGAGGTCTCACTCATGATGAAAAGGATAACGAATTGGCCAAGTTGGAGACATTAGTTAATGATCTCAAGAACAAGTTGCAAGCATCAGAGTCTGAAAgatcaaaattgaaaggCAAGCTTGAGTCACTCCAAGAAgattataatttttctgTCAGTCAGAATAAATCACTCAGTAACGAGTTGGAGACGTTGGGTAAAGAGAAAGAGCGTTGGATAACAAAGCACGACAATTTAACGAAATCTATGAGTAATTCTGATGAGAATTTGAAAGAGATAGAGAgattaaaatcaataaatgcAGCATTGAGACTCGAGAACCAATCCTTGAAGAATACCTCATCCAGTCCTAGAAGTGTTGGAAGTCCACCTTCAGCAATCAATGCCATTACTACCAATTCGGGAAATTCAGGAAACTCAGCAAAATTGTCACAAAAGAGTGTCGATGaatttttagaaaaattggaaaccATTCAACTTTCTCCTGGATCAACTTCAAATAATCCATCTACCCTAGAATTGaagaatcaaattaaaCTTTGGCAACGTAGATACGAAGATTCTAGGTCTAATGCAATTGCAAGAGATATCAAAAAGGCATCATTACCTAAAATGGAATTGAAACCATTTGTTGCTTCTCACGGTTTAATTTCTATAAAGTTGGTCAGTGATGCTCTTGCTTTAATTGACTCATTTTTGGGTTATTTAGTAAGTGAAAAATGTGATTCAGAcattttgtttgaaaaaatatctaAACTTGCTATTGttataaatgaaattgccAACCAAGGTGATCGTCAAAGATTGGGTAGTAATGAGCATTCCGTCATGTTAAGAGAAGCAGTTGCGTACTCATTAACTGCTACAAGGTATCACGCTACAtataaacaattgtttCCTCGTTACATTGtggaaaaatcaattggcGAATTGAATTGTATACTTTGTGACTTGATAGCAGAGTGCAAGCTAAATGAGAATTCAACTAATTTAAGAGTACTTGAAGTGGAAACAAAAGTTCCTAAAAAGTCCGTGAATGAAGATTTTGGTGTTAGACCACTACGTATGGCCAATAAATTAAAGGTTAATCAGAGCCAACAGGAACCTAcacaaaaatcaaattcagaAACCAGAGCTTTACAATATGAAGAGCAATCTCCATTTATTGAGGAAACAAGAGACAAACCATTGAAATCCAAAGCTAACAGTGCATTTACAACATTAAGAGCTCAAAGAGAGAAAGcaaaggaagaaaaatcaCCTACAAATGCAACTCATGGAACATCTTTTTCTAAGGGTGCAACAGTCGCAGCTACTGTTGGTAGTGCCCTGATTCCTGCAGCTGCTCAAGTTGGAGACCCACGTACAAAGAAATCCACGCATAATGTTGCTTTTAACGATAATCCTATTTCTATATCTCTAAGATACCAAAACTATGACTCTGACGAAAACGAAGATGATCTAAATGATGATGTACCtactaatgataattttaacGCTCATTCAAACAAGGAAACAAAGTTTGATAGGAAACCATATGGAACCGAGACTCAAACTAATAATCTCACTTCTGGAGCTTTGAGTACTAATACTACACCAACTAAAGTTAAAATTAGTCgatcaattaatgaagaCAGCGATGAGCTTGTGTCTGCTACTAACAATTCCAATTTCCATGATAACAGTGGATATCAGCAATCAAGAAACTTGGACTCaagtaataattttgtGACACAAAACTCGGgaaatttgaattcatATAAGCCAAATTTGGATAATTCACCAGTTCGTAAAACAAGTTTAGATTCAAGTGAAGACAAGTATGCTCTGCCAATGAGAGACACCGATCAAAGTTTTGATAACGACCAGGATGATAGCTTTGAAACTGCTTACACATTTGGCAAGAATTTGGATAATGTTCATGATAGTAACACTAGAAAGGAAGATGTTGCCACACGCGGGTTGGGTACTAACAATGAGGTGGTACCtcagaaagaaaattttgaaactgAAGGTAAAAAGAAGGGAAGCATTGCACTGCTAGCTTCAAAGTATGAGAATAATGTTTCAGATCAATCTACTTCCAGAAACTATTCTCCAATTAAGAATAAATCGGATAAATCCTCACAAGGAGTTCAAGAATTAGCTAGAAGAATCACATCACCAGAAGCTTCGCCAGAATCTCAAAAGTCTATTTCACAAGCATCAAAGATATCTCCATCAAAGAAAGGTGTTCTTGACAAGGTGAAACAATTTGAGAGTCCACAAAGAGAAGATGTTCCTTCTTCTCCATCACCTAGGAAATCACCAGGACAAGATAAAGTTCCTTTCAAATCCATGAGAACTTCGTTAGAACTGAGTAAAccatttaaaaatgaagaagatcCTGGGCAATTGTCAGCACCATTTAGTGCTATTCATCTGAAGAATGAAGTAGGTGAAGAAACAtctaaaaaagaaattgaaaattctGCTGCTGCTGAAACATCTACTTTATCTGATACTTCCACTTCAAGTTCTGCACCAGTTAAAAGTAAAGGATTGTTCCAATCACTCAAAGATAGGTTCACTGGAGAAAccaagaaagaagaagaagaagaaaaagtacaacaacaacaacaacaagaagaagaggaatCAGCTAAGCATATTGAATCTTCTCAATCTGATGCCACAATTTCTGATAATGAGAAACAGAATGATACTCAAAATGAGAATCTTATGAATACTGTGGAAACCTCCCCACCAAAAGATGTTAATGATGAAATAATTAGCAAACCTGTTCAAGTACAATATCCTGAACAGAAGACTACTCATTCTGGTGAACAAGAGGTCGAAAAAAGCAAGGATTTACCAATTGAGAGGAGAGATGTGGTGACAGAACCTTCAACAGGAATTAAGCACGAGCCAGCAGAAAGTAACAAAACTGAACCcaaactacaacaacaaaaatctttactacaaaaatcaaagcAACAAAAACCGGTTACACCTGAATCAGAAGAATCATAtagtgaagaagaaaccGAAGAAGAAATACGAGCAAGACAAAGACAAGAATACAGAAAATCAATGGCAGCTGCAACTTTCAATGTCGACttgtttgatattgatgatccAGACAACACATTAACCCAAGTTTTACTTTATTTGGAACATCAAACAGTACAAGTCATCAACACAATTCAATCATTACTTGCAGCTATTAAGAAGCCTAATGCTACTAGAGGTGAATTACGCGAGAAGACTAAAGCCATCACGATTGTCATATCACAAATGACTGAAGCTACCAATACATCAATGAATCAAACTCGTAATGCTCAATTGAAAGAACATGGAAGTTGGGTTGTTAGAAGTTTAGAAGATTGTTATCATAGAATGAATATTTTATGTAAACCGGGAGAAAAGCCTGATACTTCATTTGCTGATAagaatttcaaacaaagaTTAGCAGGAATTTCATTTGATATTGCCAAATGTACTAAAGAATTAGTCAAGACGGTGGAAGAAGCTAGTCTTAAAGAAGATATTGCTTATCTTGATGCTAGAATAAGTCAAAATCTTGAATAA
- a CDS encoding U2-type spliceosomal complex subunit (Protein involved in pre-mRNA splicing; Spider biofilm induced), whose translation MSTNHRPQLESKRGKVIKIKDTIQHARGLPQQTSIKYRQDIKNEKTINKFDDLQKHDNNKITSLESISPPTKKLKIESTKEITTEPLNQEIDKQSKLSLKNDDQSDIQPNEKSESDEEDSKDEEDDESSDDDDSDDDDTALLLKEIENIRREKEKQNSDSTNNSINNSLTLQTHDSSTKKKSWRSSTTFNNKSKKESTNDRNNNYTTDTLNSQHHQKFMSKYIR comes from the coding sequence ATGTCAACAAATCATAGACCACAATTAGAAAGTAAACGAGGTAAagttattaaaattaaagataCCATTCAACATGCTAGAGGATTACCACAACAAAcatcaataaaatatcGACAAGATAtcaagaatgaaaaaacgATTAACAAGTTTGATGATTTGCAGAAacatgataataataagattACTAGTCTTGAAAGTATAAGTCCACCTACTAAGAAACtcaaaattgaatccacaaaagaaataacGACCGAACCattaaatcaagaaattgataagCAGTCAAAACTActgttgaaaaatgatgatCAATCGGATATACAACCCAATGAAAAACTGGAATCAGATGAGGAAGACTCCAaggatgaagaagatgatgaaagctcagatgatgatgattcagatgatgatgatactGCTTTActtttaaaagaaattgaaaatatacGACgagaaaaggaaaagcaAAATTCAGATTCAaccaataattcaattaacaATTCATTAACTTTACAAACCCATGATTCGTCaacgaaaaagaaaagttgGAGACTGTCAACtacttttaataataaatctaaaaaagaatcaacaaatgatAGAAATAATAACTATACGACAGATACATTAAATTCACAGCATCATCAAAAATTCATGTCCAAATACATTCGATAA
- a CDS encoding uncharacterized protein (Ortholog(s) have role in mitochondrial respiratory chain complex assembly, proteolysis and mitochondrial inner membrane peptidase complex localization) yields the protein MAPPVPVYSISEVRKQYKDQLDNPEKYKCQLKSITQHECTFRPTTIRNDNVQSEIICLPFKRIFQRCLVPIITKNTDGKKLRLEKWINIEITDEQTNHDLVDPDSKYGKDVQDFLNAEREFKKFMEIESDGNL from the coding sequence ATGGCACCACCAGTCCCTGTTTATAGTATATCAGAAGTGCGAAAACAATATAAAGATCAATTAGACAATCCTGAGAAATATAAATGCCAATTAAAATCTATAACTCAACATGAATGTACATTTAGACCAACCACTATTAGAAATGATAATGTACAATCAGAAATTATATGTTTACCATTTAAACGAATTTTTCAACGATGTTTAGTGCCAATTATAACTAAAAATACCGATGGTAAAAAATTAAGACTTGAAAAATGgataaatattgaaattactGATGAACAAACTAATCATGATTTAGTGGATCCCGATAGTAAATATGGTAAAGATGTTCAAGATTTTTTAAATGCTGAACGAGAGTTTAAGAAATTTATGGAAATTGAATCAGATGGTAATTTATAG